TTATTACGCAATGAATAAATCCGTCgaatttcttggtttaaaTCGTTAgcatttatcaatttttcacCAATCACGtatcaaaaaagaaatggGGTTGTCAACCAGCATACCCtgattccccgagttttctagatttttttgcaaaatttgtcgaagttttccctgaattttccGATTCCCGAGTTTTCCCGCTTTTCCAGCCCACTGGCCACGCTGTTGTAATCCAGGTGAATTTTGGGGCAATGCAAATTTTCAccaggggtcagttgcacaGCCATGACCAAAATTCAGGACCAGACTATGACCATCTTAATAGTTCTTGGTCAATCTGACAACTCAAGACAACATATTTAAGATCAATTTTTATTCAAGACCGCACAACTGGTCCCAGATGATTATTCATACGGCCCACGAACTTGACCAAAAAACCGAGGTCGCAGACATACACAAGCAACTGAAGAAAGGTTCACCAGAACTTAGCTAAAAAAGTCATATAACCAATAACCTCACCTTCATGGGAAATgagagaaaataatttttggtTTGATTCAATGATCTAAACTTAAATCTatagcctagcgcacatcgacactgcgattggagacaactagttgctaccgaacgattaccccccgcacatcgaaatctatacaaccggtcagttgcagcaactgcatggcgcgtgtcgatcgtcgagatccagcgcgcacatcgacggatatgactgcgattgagtacaaccagttgctcaaaagtagaacatgggcaactggctggaactggagatagatcgacgcttaccaatcgtaagctcgctcacatcgacacattcaagcaactgatcgtatccagccagttcctctcatgcgccgaaaactgccttgcaactagttgtctccaatcgcagtgtcgatgtgcgctaggcttatgATTACGCTGTTGAGGTTGAAGGGAATTTTTTTGGAAACAGAGGATGAGGGGAAAGGAACTTCGGAAGGGAGAGATATTTGAGTTGGGATTGGGTTGTTTTTCCGTACTCACTAGCTGATTCAGTACTCAGAGGAGAAGAGGTACTGTTCTCAGATTCCACTCCTACAGTTTTAAGAACAATGTTTTTCAAACgtgtttcaattcaattttcatctacaaactatgaaatttaattttcttccAAGTCCTACTCGTAGcattgatataaaatattaaattagtTTATTGCTTAAGAGCATCCCTATGTAGGTAGGGGCCTAAGCGTATCATAGTCAAATTTCAGATTCCAAGTTTTTACATAGGGGCCTACAAATATGCCATTGACTCTTAGTGATCTTAACAGTGAAAATCTTTTGTAGGCTATGTAAGAAATATCCTAAAAGAATCCGACAAAAGACGAAAGGTTCTTGTAGTAAATGGGCAGTTGGAGCTCCAAGTTTACTCTTTTTTGGAGGAGGGGGTATTACCATAGGGGCCTACCAGTTTGAACTGTTCTAAATCCAAAGGACATAACTTATGAAATTCTATACTTCAGAAGGCTTAAGGAAATATCCTTCTTGGATAGGCCTaatggatattttgccaaacaaaaatatttgccCGGCGCGAGACATTCATATACAGTATTCCCTGTGGGACATTGTAATTCTATAGGCCTAGGCTTAGATTAAAGAAATGACGACCTGTTATCGTTAAACGGGATATTAAGATTGATAAGAAATTCCTAAATACACAGTCATCCAAGGTAAAACTGATAAGCCAATAGGCTTTTACAGCtacaatttaatttcttttcaatgaaatagatCTTTAggtaaaaataatcaaatttttttctattcaatattcagccTGATACATGTGAAATTAGTATCATTACTAGCATTATTTTTATcactatttcaaaatcatgaggTCTACAGCCTCTTCTCCAAAACAcacaaaatcaaacatttattACATTTCCACCATAAAAGTTTGTGTGACTGgtgatgaatgaatgaaaaaaataatatatgaccaaaaaaaggaaaaaataacattattcaattcaattctacttttttcaaatacatttcaattaagtcCTATTTACGAGCTAACCCATAACAATTTTCTAACAGTCGAATAAATAAGGTTAATGTAGCCAAGTGCAACATAAATCAAATGCATCCAAGCAAATCTATGCACTATTCCAGGAGACAATTTAAGTAGGCATACTTTACATTTTTAGTTGGACCCTTTTCAttagtttgaaataaatttcaaacaCGAAAACAATAAGgtacaattttgaaaattattcaacaaaaaacATATCAACGTGTGTTTAGTATGAATGGAACTTAGTAAAACGACCGTTCATGTTATTTTGCATGATAAACTGGCATGGCAAAGCCTAATACACTACTTTAAGACCCCACAACACTTTGTCTTCATCCATGTTCAAGAGGACAAATTTATTAATATGGTTATGGCAGTTGCCAAATGTGTAGACTTAAATTCGAATACTCACCATGGACCAGCCATACGATAAGGATAAATACTATAATCCATTGTTTTAAGCGGTTCTTCCACAATTTCTGTCGAGGGTCGAAGATGCCATGGATACCCATCTTCCTTCTTGAATAAGTTGCAACTCACTTTTCAGTCTTAAATATTCCTTTGAATCAATTAACCTCTCATCGCTTTATTCCCGTAAATATCGAATATCATAATTAACGTTATGTAAATCCACTCGTTTTAACGTGTCGCTCTAGTTTAAATATTTGTAAGACTGTAAATATGAACCGTCTCGTGGTGAGCGCTCCAATGGTTTGAAACGGCAGACATGACTCATCCGGCTGAAATTCAAGTCAATTCGGTTTTTATTCCACATAACTATCTGACCCatacccctggcaagcgaggatgtgtCTGACCTAAGGCGAATTTATCGAAACGTACTCAGTTCTGAGTACCCCAACTGCGCATTTATCGACAAATGTACTCGTTTTCGAGTATGGTACTCGGCACATTTATCCAAGGTGTACTCAAATTTAAGTACTATACTTGCCTTACCATGCTCAAGAGCATGGTAACCCTGAGTATACCCGGaagaacaaaatggcggctaacAACGCAGACCATGTGAATTCGTATGAGTAAGTTCTAAAATTCAGTGGTTTTCtgcgtgaaaaaaaaattattaaggCAACAGAAGAAAGTATTATCTTGTAGAAACGTTGATAGATAGCAAAGTACCTGTCTTAATCATCCAGGAGCTAGGTACAATGACTTTGAACATGGAAactgtaataatgaattagtCTGGGTTAATTCGCTCGTGCTGTTGGGGAGGCATAACTGAATATGAACAGTGAGTTTGGCAATATTTGGACCGTGAGAAGTCAAATCATATTGCCGCCACTGCTCAAAATCATTCCATTGATGCCTGATTCCCTACATTTTTTGTACTTTTGCagattaaaattgaatatagatgGCGATATGGCTACATTTAGTTTGGACCACGAAACGTACATGAAGGCTATTGCCAGTGGTAGGTATCAACAAATTAAATACTTTTGGTTTAAATGAATCTAAGAAAAAACGTATTCTACATACTATTCATCAGTAAGCATTGTCAGTATTGGCATGATTTGTCAGAGAAGTGTTTACTTactttgttttgaaaattgtattttggagaaaaagTTGTAGGCCCTATTCATTTTTAGGTATCATCATGTACTTGGCTTCACTTTTTGTTAATGGTCTTTTTCTAGATGTGAACGTGTTGCAGTCTTTACTGACAAGTTATAGAGAGCAATTGCCGACAGCTTCACGACGCCCTGCAGCCACAACCTCCGTGCAGCAGTCCTCGACTTCCGTGCAGCAGTCCTCGACCTCCCTACAGCAGTCCTCGACCACCTTGCAGCAGTCCTCGACCTCCCTACAGCGGTCCTCGACCTCCTTGCAGCAGTCCTATCTCCCTACAGCAGTCCTCGCAGTCTGGTAAGTTGTAGCCTGAATTTAATGGTGTTATGTTAAACACCCAAcctttttcagaaaattccttgattataatattactGCTTTTTGATATTCCAGGCGATGATAGCTTCATGCCGCGGGCTGCAGTTCTAAAACTCATCGATTTACATAAGGACTATGCTGAAAAATTCTCTGatccaaaaataaaaaaagccACTATATGGAAACAAATAGCTCATGATATGTTAGATGCAGGATTTGATTTCACGGCTGATCAGATAAAGAATAAATGGAATAACCTCATGAAGAAGTACCGAAAAACTGTCGACCATAACAACAAGACAGGTGTAGAACCAAAAACATGTATATTCTATGATGAGTTGGATGCGTATCTCGGTTGTAAACCCAATGTCCGTCCAAACTTTGTTATCGCAAGCACCAATATGGAGTCATCTAGTACCACCACGGATTCTGCCAGCAATGCCGAGATGGATGTTGACCCATTTGAACCAATTTCTTTTCCACCTGCTAAGAAACTACGAAAGTCCCGTGGTTCCACTAGTGCAAAATCTGATACATTTATGGAGTTGATGGAAAAGCAAGAAGAGTCTCGTAAAGAGGACTCAGTAAAATTAATGGAAACTATTCAGGCCAATCATAAAGAGATTATGACTTTGGAGAACGAGAAGTTAGAGGTGGAAAGGAAGAAGATATCTGTTTTTGAGAAACTACtcgaaaaaatttgatttctataattaaGGCAGAGTTTTTAAAGCCACGCGATCGATTTCAGGGTCCAAAGCTCTTCATCAGATGACAAACATAAAGGCGACATGTAGTAAGTTTGTCACTTGGACCAGTCCTggtatttcaaaattgaatttgacccTCAATTACACGATTTTctcgttgaaaatgaattaactttGACTCGGAATcaactgtggatctggatCCAATTCGGAGCCTGAAATCAATCGAGTTTGAAGATCTATACATCTATTGTGGCTTTATATTATGTGGCTATAAAAAttcgttattttttgtttcattttgcCAAGTTGGTCATGTCAATGTCTTTACTTCAGTGTAACATCGAGTTTTTCGGATATATCCTAGAAAATTATCCCAAGACAAAAAGAGACTTTAGTTACATAGTCATTGTGTGCTAGACTGCTGTAATTCTTAATTAGGCGAAGAAAAATTTGAGATCAGTCGATTTCGGAACTTAGCTTGGTTTACTGTGATAGATGGCGGATATCTATGGAACTGCGAGTGCTTTATTTTAAGCAAAGGGTAATCTGTCTCAATACATGTagtatttttagcccacttgggactttagtcccagcgggctattgcgttcacttttcgtccgtttgtagacggaatccagttattttgggaagttttgaagacgcttcaaggttatgtcttgatatttgggttacacatgtcaTCTACCCttgacacatcttcagcccaaaaactggccctttCAGAATCACGATGGTCGACTGatagccattgttgttcgccaaaattggccctttttacacatttttaagtTTTTGAGGAAAAATTTGAAGAcgccttgatctttcggatatatttgaatccccccccccatcagcataagaaaaatttggtcgatcggactcaagatggccgtcctatgacctttttagtgcccaaaaatgtcaattttggccggaATTCTGGGTCATGTAGCTttctactggtttgccatttctcattgcaatttgtgatgggtattctttggaaagggatgttttatacctgagacagttatttttgatcaaccaattatgacgcaattggcggccatcttggtttcATCAGTACttattcgtaggtggaaaaaagtttttccacattatatttataccgaaacatattgtgttactacaatcaattggaaagttgtagcccataacgtgttctatgattttggtgagtttcaaggtcattggtttttgtatatggtcaccagggggcgttgaatattgaaattagattgttgagcatttgaaaccacttcccaagtgggcatggtgtccctggacccctagtttatgcATAGTATTACTGAATATTTGAAAAGCCGTACATAGTTGTACTGTAAAGTCAcgtttttaagttttaaatttttgtttGACAATTCTATGGATCAGTTCAAATTGTACTGATctgaataaattttaattcttcaAGTATCTAAAACGTTATGTTTACATTTTTATGCATTATATACGGTTACATAATTTGATGACAGGCCCTTGTCAAAAAGTGTATTTTCCCtactacagtcaacccccgatatactgccctcccatataccgccacccccgcctaccgccaggttttctcaatgcacatctctatacaaatacatagtaaaacacctcCAATATActgccatactctctataccgccaaaatcgttctgcactgACGTGGGCGGTATATTGGGGGTTGACAGTACATGAATTTACAGAAAATGCCTATCCATGCATGATAAAATGCTGAGAATCATCTGAAAATCTTATGTTAGTGGATTTCAGATCTCCATATCCTTGGTATAAGTACTGTCACCTCAGATAAGTCTATGCCATTACCCGTCAAGAAAGTACCGGAAGAGGACATTGAAACATTCCGAGGACATTGAAACATTCCTGAAGCATAAGTGAATCATCTCTCTTCATTCCCAAAGCAGCAGGCATTGTAGTCATAAGGGCTGGACAAGTCTGGGACGAACAGCAATTAAAATGACAAGAAATGATAATACTGATATGTGACACTTTATTTTAAGTcggtatatatttacaatgaCAACATTGTTGCTATCGCATAACGCTTCTGTACGGCAGTGGGATTTAGGAAACCACCGACTTGATCAGGATTTTCCTCTTGTGCTAATAACTGAACCTCATGCAAATAATCATTAGCATCGTCAGATAGCAATATGCATACATTATGAAGCACAAAGCAGCTTGTAATGAACATGAGTAATCGACGTTCATCATGCATGTCTATATACTTCAATCGCCGGAAACGGCCTTTCAAAATGCCAAATGTGTTCTCAATCATCATTCTAGTTGAACTTAACTTATAATTAAAGTCTTTTTGCATTCTGGTGAGATGGCCATTGTCTTTGAATGGAACCATTAAAAAAGTGTCCAGCTCATAGGCAGAGTCTCCCAACAAATGCGAATTATCAGGGAAAGTGGCATGTTTGATTGCAGCATCACTTTGAATATCCCTATAAAGGTTACTGTTTTTGAACACACGCGAATCGTGACAAGATCCCGGCCATCCGACAGTAATATCCGTGAACATATATTGATGATCACATATTGCGCAAACGTTAATACTGTGACATTTTTTCCGGTTTATGTAAATTTCCTGATCTTTGATAGGCGTCTTTATAGGGATATGTGTCCCGTCTACCGCCCCAATCACTTTAGGGAATTCTTGAGCAGCTGCGAAACCATCCCAAACTTCTTGGATCCGGTGTCCTGTCGGCCATTTGATGTAGTTTTGCATCATCTCTCTGACAAGTATTCGTGAAAGGAGCCCTGGaaataaaatgcatatttttgGTCAAATTTTGGAATAAAGCAAACTGGACGAGCTAACCTCCAACCTCATTTGGACTAATTGGGATCGGTGTTAgatatgattttgttatagGCATGGTTGAACTCAAGATGAACAGAGGACTATATATAACTATTACCTACCAACTATGTTGAAAACGGTGGCTTCACATACTGCAAATGCATCTGCAACTCTGATGAGTGGAACTTGAGTTGCTGCGAAGTATAAGAATATTAGCGCTTGTTTATCCACACGAATAATCTGATCTggtttttcatatttattctttatccGTGGACCAAGATCTTCCATCAGTTTTTCGAAAGCAGTCGGCATcatcctgaaaaataaaaataccactatcatt
This genomic interval from Tubulanus polymorphus chromosome 8, tnTubPoly1.2, whole genome shotgun sequence contains the following:
- the LOC141909836 gene encoding uncharacterized protein LOC141909836 — encoded protein: MAANNADHVNSYELKLNIDGDMATFSLDHETYMKAIASDVNVLQSLLTSYREQLPTASRRPAATTSVQQSSTSVQQSSTSLQQSSTTLQQSSTSLQRSSTSLQQSYLPTAVLAVWR